The proteins below come from a single Ailuropoda melanoleuca isolate Jingjing chromosome 1, ASM200744v2, whole genome shotgun sequence genomic window:
- the LOC100480260 gene encoding whey acidic protein — protein sequence MRSLASLTLALLALEATLALAPAPALTLPGQAVCPELSSSEEDACTVSCNSDESCPQGTKCCARSPCSRSCVVPFIAPAQKAGRCPRIQASLISAPCLESNECSRDDQCADNRKCCLSACAMRCLEPEAEEPLQ from the exons ATGCGCTCTCTCGCCAGCCTAACTCTGGCCCTGCTGGCCCTGGAGGccaccctggccctggccccggCCCCAGCCCTCACCTTGCCAG GGCAGGCTGTGTGCCCGGAGCTCAGCTCCTCGGAGGAGGATGCCTGCACGGTCTCCTGCAACTCGGACGAGAGCTGCCCCCAAGGCACCAAATGCTGCGCCAGGAGCCCCTGCAGCCGCTCCTGCGTGGTCCCCTTCATCG ctcccgcGCAGAAGGCGGGCCGCTGCCCGCGCATCCAGGCCTCACTGATCTCCGCGCCCTGCTTGGAGAGCAACGAGTGTTCCAGAGACGACCAGTGCGCCGACAACAGGAAGTGTTGCCTCAGCGCCTGTGCCATGCGGTGTCTGGAGCCCGAGGCAG AGGAACCCCTTCAGTGA